GCTTTGATTCCATTGGAACAAGCCACTAGGCCTCCTAAGATTTTGGTTGATTCTGGCCATACAAGTCAAAAAATCCCTTGGCGCCTTCTTCGTTGTACTGGAGGTCCTTTAGTTCTGCAGCTTATCTGTATGAACTCAAATTTTGCAATTTGGATCGAATCTTGTTAAACTCATCTTCCAGCGAAATCATTCAACAGTTTATTCACTCTGTTGTTCAAAGTCATGAGATTGCAACTGGACTAAAGAAGCTAACATCGCATGAACAAATTGTTGATTATGCGTCCTCTAAGGGATTCTCTTTCACAAAAGCTGAATGGGACGAATTTGTTCGTTTGGACTCTGAGTCTTTAAGTTCTCAGGCAAAGCAAGCATCTCATTTTCATGAGACAAACCATTGGAGTTGGGCTTTTCGTCAGGTTTCGTCTTGGAGAGCTATGCTTATGGAAGGAGCCGATCAGGGTTCTTCTTAAAAATCTATAACTCCATTTCTCATCCATGAGTTCCCCCCTTTCTGATTCCCAGAAGGATCAAATTCTTGAAGACTTTATTCAGCTAGCTCAGAATGATAGTGAACTAAAAGAGGAGATTAAGTCTTCTCGTAATCAAGATGAACTTATTGCACTCGCAGAGCAAAGGGGTTATCACTTTGATTCATTGACTTTGCTTCGTAAATGGAGTGAGCATACTGATTTCTCTCAGCCTACATGGATGGGCTGGTTCGCGGATTGATGATGCTTATTACGAATTGATTTCAGAATATCTTGTTTGTTTAGATCCTTTTTTTGCCCAATAGGTTACTAATTCTTCTCCTCCTGGTCTTGGTACAGAGGCGATTGCTCTTAAAATTTTAAACGATCGATTTGGTCCCATAGGCCAATTACCAACAGCTTTTACTAATCTCACTCGTCCTCCTAACGAATCCATAATAGCTTCGAATTTTTCTAGTTGTGTTTGATCAACAGTTTCAAAGATAAAATCACTACCCTCGCAAATCAGATGTTGCGACCGAATCCAAGCTCTTATTTGGGATTTACTATCTTTCATGGTTGAATTGTTTGTTTATCCAGTCGTTGGTAATTATTTCGCCAATATCTTCTACCTTCTTGAAGATTAATTGTCCGTGCTCAGATCCCCAAATCTGTTTATTTGTATCTGGATCATATCCGCGATCTCTGCTTGTCCAGCTATCTTGAGTGACTTCAACTTCGCTTACTAAATATGTGAGTTGTCCATCTCTTGGTATCATACATTTTTTTCCTGGCTCTACCGAGCCTATATACTTCCTGTCTGCCTTTGTTTCGAAATGCATTGCACACCCACATCTCTTTTTTAGGTTTTCTTTTTTTAAGGAATCAAGAAGTTCAGGAGTTCTGCCAGCACCGGCTATGCGCATTGGATTTGCACACCCAAAATTTTCCATGATGAAGGTATTTGATAGTTCTCTATGGTTGATCAATCTGTGAATTCCTTGTCTGTATGGTGACCATGGTGCGTAGTCATAGTGTTGTTCTGAATAAAATCCCGGTCCATTGAAGATCTTCCAGGGTAAGGGTCTGAAGATGATATTAATGCGAGCAAAGTCTTTGGGATTTTCTTGAGATTGTGCGAAGTTGTCATATATTCCCGAAATAGTTTGTGCAAATTTTAATATAGATTCCATAGAGAAGTTTGTATTTATGATTTGACCAGTCTACGAACTTCAGAAGAGAATGACGTTTGCAGTATCCCCGAACCTTCTGATGTCTTAAGGACAGAGGATCGACAACGGACATTCTCGCTTACAAACCAAATTCTCTCTTCAGCAATTGATTGATCATATCTTGTCTTTAAGACAAAAGTGCCATCATCTAGAAAATTATATTCTGATTTTGCAGCTATAGACTCTGCGTAACCAACACTTCTGAGTAGTACTCCTGATTGTTGATTGTTTGGTATTGGCACGATAATACACTGACCACTAGCAACATCATTAGGGTCATCAGGCTCCCAATCACTTTCAGCAGCCCATTTCATCAAAAAAGGTGACTCAATATCGGATACACTTAAGTCACCTTCTTGTTTTAGTATAGCTTGCAAATCAGAATCACTTTTGTCGATTCTTTCTACAGAAATTTCACTTAGGACATCTTCAAATTGCTGAAAGGCAAGAGAGTGAGCTGAGCGCATTGACCTCCATTCACCTTCAGTCTGAGCAACAAACTGCTCAATATTCATTTTAGTTAGTGAATGTATTTGCTTGCTCTTGATGTAAAGATGGTCTGGTGTTCTGCATCATATTGACAACTGAGTCAATCATCATGGACATTGCCATTGGATTTTTCTCTATCGACCTCTCAAAATCGGTTTGTTCCGGGTTTAATTTTTGGGAATTTGGGCGGGTGATTGGCATGAGTTTTGTCTAATAGGGTTGATTATGTTTTGAATTATTCCATGTCTATGATTATGGCCTAGCTAGAAGTGGGCTAGGCCATAACAGCGATGAGCTTTAAGCCTTTGTAATACTCAGGATCTTCCCGCCTTGAGCGAGGATGCTTTTGATCGTTGATGACATTGATGCCTGGCTGACAACTGATTTTTGCCCGACTCGACGATTGGCACCAATCTGCTTTCGTGATGTCCAGCTTATGGTTAATGCTCCACCATTTCCAACTCCTTTCCTCTGACTGATATCAGGAATCGAACCTGTTGTTAGGCTTTGTAAAAGTCTAGAAGATTTCTGGGCCCCATCGTATCCTGCGTATCCAACTTCAGAGGCGTTGGTTCTTGTGTAATTGATTGTACTTCCACCCTGCATTGTATTAGATCCACGACTGTAAGGAACTTGATCAATTCCAAACGCAGTTAAATACTCTTCACTGTATGTGTAGCTTGCAATTTCGTTTTCGTAGCCTTCTTCGCTTAGGAGTTTTACATGCTCCATGATTTCGCTTTGGTCATGGGGAGCACGACCTAGAAGATGTTTGAAATTTAGCTCAACAAATTTATAAGGACTATTGGTCTCAAGGAAGAGCTTTTTGTAGGTGTCTGACTGTGCCAGCGCTGTTACAAACCCCTGTACTGTTAAATCTCCATTAATGAATAAAGCTTCTAATGATTGATTGATATCCAACTCCATCAGATGTCGATTGCCGAACACTTGCCTATAGATTCTTTTGATCACATCATTTGAGTGATCAAGATCAATATTTGCTTTGGTGGCAAGGGTGAGTGGTTGAGACATTGTTTTTTTGGAGTTGGCTAATAATAATTTAGAGCCTTCAGTTTTGAAGGCTCTGCTTATTGAAGATTAATCTATGCTTACATTACTTCGGTAATGGATAGAATCTTCCCTCCACGTGAATGGATGTACTTCATTTGGCTTGACATGTCTTTCCCAGATACTAAATATGTGTTGCCTGCTGTGCGTTGTCTGCTGCGTGCAGCTTGAGCTGACACAACGATTCTGAATCTCTTCTTGGTTGGATCCGCTGCACCTGATTGTGTACCAGTGCGGTTGATTCGAGTTGTGGTCGAACTCCAACCCCCTGGAACTGTATCAGTAGCAACAGAGGTTACGAGTGAAGATCCTGTTTGAACGGTGTCACTAGCTGCATATCCTTCGGCTAATTTCAGGTGACGATTAAAGGCAATCTGAGACCGTCCATTTTCTGAAAGAATACGTGCAAATGGCACGGTGTCTTCGCCGAAGATTGTTTGATATTCAACGCTATCAACATAGCTACAAATCTCTGCTTCATAACCACTTTCAGCAAGGATCTTTGTGTGCTCGCTGATTTCGGCTTGTGATTTTGGTGCTCTTCCTAAGAAGTGCTTAAAGTTTAACTCAATGAAGCGATAAGGAGCATTTGTTTCGAAGAAACGACGCTTGTATTCTGCTGACAGTCCAAGTGCGCGGACAAATTCACGAGTACTCAGATAGCCGTCAACATACTTACTTTCAGCTGAGATTGCCCTTTCAAATTCCATCAAGTGTGGGTTGCCCATGACCTGCTTGTAGGAAGCCCTAATCAAGGCATTGAGCTGATCATTAGAGTCACCGGGGCAGCGTTGGAATGTTTCTTGCTCCCGTTGCCCAAGTCCAAAAAATACGTAGCTGTCACCACGCATTGGCGCTCCATCTTTGCCACTTGTGACACCAGGTGCTCTGCTTGCAAAACGACCTGCTGCATAGCTTGGAGTTGGTTTTACTCCAATCGATTCAGATGGGACATTGATTCTTGGTGCATGTCCACTGGCATAACTACTGATGAGGTTGCTGCTGCCGCCTCTTGCA
The Synechococcus sp. CC9311 DNA segment above includes these coding regions:
- a CDS encoding Nif11-like leader peptide family natural product precursor, which produces MSSPLSDSQKDQILEDFIQLAQNDSELKEEIKSSRNQDELIALAEQRGYHFDSLTLLRKWSEHTDFSQPTWMGWFAD
- a CDS encoding Nif11-like leader peptide family natural product precursor, whose translation is MLNSSSSEIIQQFIHSVVQSHEIATGLKKLTSHEQIVDYASSKGFSFTKAEWDEFVRLDSESLSSQAKQASHFHETNHWSWAFRQVSSWRAMLMEGADQGSS
- a CDS encoding phycobiliprotein lyase gives rise to the protein MNIEQFVAQTEGEWRSMRSAHSLAFQQFEDVLSEISVERIDKSDSDLQAILKQEGDLSVSDIESPFLMKWAAESDWEPDDPNDVASGQCIIVPIPNNQQSGVLLRSVGYAESIAAKSEYNFLDDGTFVLKTRYDQSIAEERIWFVSENVRCRSSVLKTSEGSGILQTSFSSEVRRLVKS
- a CDS encoding chromophore lyase CpcT/CpeT → MESILKFAQTISGIYDNFAQSQENPKDFARINIIFRPLPWKIFNGPGFYSEQHYDYAPWSPYRQGIHRLINHRELSNTFIMENFGCANPMRIAGAGRTPELLDSLKKENLKKRCGCAMHFETKADRKYIGSVEPGKKCMIPRDGQLTYLVSEVEVTQDSWTSRDRGYDPDTNKQIWGSEHGQLIFKKVEDIGEIITNDWINKQFNHER
- a CDS encoding phycobilisome rod-core linker polypeptide, whose product is MSQPLTLATKANIDLDHSNDVIKRIYRQVFGNRHLMELDINQSLEALFINGDLTVQGFVTALAQSDTYKKLFLETNSPYKFVELNFKHLLGRAPHDQSEIMEHVKLLSEEGYENEIASYTYSEEYLTAFGIDQVPYSRGSNTMQGGSTINYTRTNASEVGYAGYDGAQKSSRLLQSLTTGSIPDISQRKGVGNGGALTISWTSRKQIGANRRVGQKSVVSQASMSSTIKSILAQGGKILSITKA
- a CDS encoding CpeR family transcriptional regulator, giving the protein MKDSKSQIRAWIRSQHLICEGSDFIFETVDQTQLEKFEAIMDSLGGRVRLVKAVGNWPMGPNRSFKILRAIASVPRPGGEELVTYWAKKGSKQTRYSEINS
- a CDS encoding phycobilisome rod-core linker polypeptide, translated to MATNKTSSGFGAESKWNNPVSFQRKGKTKQKAALTTGEFLKNSCDQMAIGVGPRSHADCPHRVTSECYSPDDNSSLDDVIAAAYRQVFGNAHVMDFERSKELEAQLRNGELTVRDFVRGLAKSSFYKQRFFTAVGPQRGIDLNIKHLLGRAPHSQAEISAKISLQAEHGQEAVIDSIVDSAEYLEVFGSDVVPYARAWSSPADLATSAFPLLAAIQKSFAGSDSARGGSSNLISSYASGHAPRINVPSESIGVKPTPSYAAGRFASRAPGVTSGKDGAPMRGDSYVFFGLGQREQETFQRCPGDSNDQLNALIRASYKQVMGNPHLMEFERAISAESKYVDGYLSTREFVRALGLSAEYKRRFFETNAPYRFIELNFKHFLGRAPKSQAEISEHTKILAESGYEAEICSYVDSVEYQTIFGEDTVPFARILSENGRSQIAFNRHLKLAEGYAASDTVQTGSSLVTSVATDTVPGGWSSTTTRINRTGTQSGAADPTKKRFRIVVSAQAARSRQRTAGNTYLVSGKDMSSQMKYIHSRGGKILSITEVM